A single window of Rubripirellula lacrimiformis DNA harbors:
- a CDS encoding response regulator, whose product MFNSSGIKLLLVLAEPVLANLTSFRLELLGYQVETVASGTDASQSISKDVPDLVIVDTSLRDGDGLEWVARIRTEHAAADLPVIVFSLDTNLETVERAHHAGAQDYLISPFDPMVMESKIEKLLVGNVGKRRKRPTAQGAAI is encoded by the coding sequence GTGTTCAATTCGTCCGGCATCAAACTGTTGTTGGTCTTGGCCGAACCAGTCTTGGCCAATTTAACATCGTTCCGTCTTGAACTATTGGGTTATCAAGTCGAGACCGTTGCCAGTGGCACCGACGCCAGCCAGTCGATCAGCAAAGACGTTCCCGATCTTGTGATCGTGGACACTTCGCTGCGTGATGGCGATGGGCTGGAATGGGTCGCCCGGATTCGGACCGAGCACGCAGCAGCCGACCTGCCGGTGATCGTATTTTCGTTGGACACCAACTTGGAAACGGTCGAACGGGCCCACCATGCTGGTGCCCAAGACTATTTGATCAGCCCCTTCGATCCGATGGTGATGGAGTCCAAGATCGAAAAACTACTTGTCGGAAACGTTGGCAAACGGCGCAAACGACCCACCGCACAAGGAGCGGCGATATGA
- the lipA gene encoding lipoyl synthase, whose translation MAFRLPVVAEPEIPEGTEISASGRLPRWLKRPIPKSNSNHMTSELLDELKLETVCENAKCPNRMECYSQQTATFMILGAVCTRPCGFCAVHRGRPPQLPETDEPARVAEAAARLGLKHVVITSVTRDDLPDGGAQHFHDCVTAVRDRTGASTEVLTPDFVHCKPALKTVIDAFPTVFNHNMETVPRLYRRVRGPKSDYRWTLEMMRQVKAYNPAVKTKSGLMLGLGEQRAELLDALADLREYDVDFLTLGQYLQPGEKYLPVVRYVPPEEFDELGEIAKSMGFKKVASGPFVRSSYHARDMAETEV comes from the coding sequence ATGGCATTTCGTTTACCTGTTGTCGCCGAGCCCGAAATCCCCGAAGGCACCGAAATCAGCGCCTCTGGCCGATTGCCCCGGTGGCTGAAGCGTCCGATCCCCAAGAGCAATTCGAACCACATGACGTCCGAACTGCTGGACGAATTGAAGCTCGAAACGGTCTGTGAGAACGCGAAATGCCCCAATCGGATGGAGTGTTACAGTCAGCAAACCGCGACGTTCATGATCCTGGGGGCTGTCTGCACTCGCCCCTGTGGGTTCTGTGCGGTGCATCGCGGCCGACCACCTCAGTTGCCTGAAACCGACGAACCGGCACGAGTCGCCGAGGCAGCCGCCCGCTTGGGACTGAAACACGTCGTCATCACCTCGGTGACCCGCGACGATCTTCCCGATGGCGGTGCCCAGCACTTTCACGATTGTGTGACCGCGGTGCGGGATCGTACCGGTGCGTCGACCGAAGTCCTGACACCCGACTTTGTGCACTGCAAACCGGCGCTGAAAACCGTCATCGACGCGTTCCCCACCGTGTTCAATCACAACATGGAAACGGTGCCGCGACTGTACCGCCGCGTGCGGGGGCCGAAAAGCGATTACCGTTGGACGCTGGAAATGATGCGTCAGGTCAAAGCCTACAACCCGGCCGTCAAGACCAAGAGCGGATTGATGTTGGGCTTGGGTGAACAGCGTGCAGAACTGCTGGACGCGTTGGCCGATTTGCGAGAATACGACGTCGACTTCTTGACCCTGGGACAGTATCTGCAGCCAGGAGAAAAGTATCTGCCCGTCGTTCGCTATGTGCCACCTGAAGAGTTTGACGAACTGGGTGAGATCGCAAAGTCCATGGGCTTCAAAAAGGTCGCCAGCGGCCCGTTCGTCCGCAGCAGCTATCACGCCCGTGACATGGCCGAAACCGAAGTCTAA
- the smpB gene encoding SsrA-binding protein SmpB produces the protein MAKKNKNAKSAAGKSKTPSGITPVSENRKAKHRYEIVDSVECGMMLIGSEVKSMRDGKLSLDEAYIRVQGKELWLIGADIGHYKNAGMWNHDPRRPRKLLVHAREYDNFAGKAHERGLTLIPLRVYFNERGIAKCVMGLVRGKKLHDKRESIKKRDTDRGLRRAMRGR, from the coding sequence ATGGCCAAAAAGAACAAAAACGCAAAATCCGCTGCCGGCAAGTCCAAGACCCCATCAGGGATCACGCCCGTATCGGAAAATCGGAAAGCGAAACACCGTTATGAGATCGTTGATTCGGTCGAATGCGGCATGATGCTGATTGGCAGCGAAGTCAAATCGATGCGTGACGGAAAACTGTCACTCGACGAGGCCTACATCCGCGTCCAGGGCAAAGAACTGTGGCTGATCGGTGCTGATATCGGCCATTACAAGAACGCCGGTATGTGGAACCACGATCCCCGGCGTCCACGCAAACTGCTCGTCCATGCACGCGAGTACGACAATTTTGCGGGCAAGGCACACGAACGCGGGCTGACGCTGATCCCACTGCGGGTGTACTTCAACGAACGCGGCATCGCCAAATGCGTGATGGGCTTGGTCCGCGGCAAAAAGCTGCACGACAAACGTGAATCGATCAAAAAACGTGACACCGACCGCGGCCTCCGCCGCGCGATGAGGGGACGATGA
- a CDS encoding arginine N-succinyltransferase, whose translation MEVVRAVCIDDLDDLLRLVQSATRGLTSLQLNREQLLDRIEQSVFAFSRTGVARRAEPYVLVMLDRVGGEIVGTSTIYARTGGHQPLYAYQLTATDHHSESLGVDHHRESLTLFRAHDGPTEIGSLFLRGKYRGGGRGRWLSLARFMIVAMKPHRFAETVIAEMRGRAEPDGRVPFWDAVAGRFIPVDFAVADAMSTLSKDFIEDMMPQHPIYLDLLPDAIRQGIGQVHTETLPAIAMLRKEGFRATDLIDIFDAGPVIECPRDQVGAVQRCRSVSVAKIAESIDDSGQAMVVATDTNGFTSVMATVVLDGDQVQLSAADADVLGVDVGSDCWVMLPRPNAE comes from the coding sequence ATGGAGGTGGTACGAGCAGTCTGCATCGACGACCTGGACGATCTGTTGCGATTGGTTCAGTCGGCAACCCGTGGGCTGACATCGCTGCAGCTCAATCGCGAACAATTGCTCGATCGGATCGAACAGTCCGTGTTCGCGTTCAGCCGCACGGGGGTTGCGCGGCGGGCCGAACCCTACGTGCTTGTGATGCTCGACCGCGTCGGCGGCGAGATCGTCGGAACGTCCACGATCTATGCCAGGACGGGTGGCCATCAACCGCTGTATGCCTATCAGTTGACCGCCACCGACCATCACAGCGAAAGTCTGGGTGTCGATCATCACCGAGAAAGCCTGACGCTGTTTCGTGCACACGATGGGCCGACGGAGATCGGCAGTCTGTTTTTGCGCGGCAAGTATCGTGGCGGTGGACGAGGCCGCTGGCTGTCCTTGGCACGATTCATGATCGTCGCGATGAAGCCGCATCGGTTCGCCGAAACGGTAATCGCGGAGATGCGTGGCCGAGCGGAACCGGATGGTCGTGTGCCATTTTGGGATGCCGTGGCCGGGCGGTTCATTCCCGTTGACTTCGCTGTGGCCGATGCGATGTCGACGCTTTCCAAAGACTTCATCGAAGACATGATGCCTCAGCATCCGATCTATTTGGATCTGTTGCCGGATGCCATCCGCCAAGGCATCGGGCAGGTGCACACCGAAACGTTGCCTGCGATCGCGATGCTGCGCAAAGAAGGCTTTCGGGCAACGGATTTGATCGACATCTTCGATGCGGGACCAGTCATCGAATGCCCCAGAGATCAAGTGGGTGCGGTCCAACGATGTCGATCGGTGTCGGTTGCCAAGATCGCCGAGTCCATCGACGATTCAGGACAAGCGATGGTCGTTGCCACCGATACCAACGGGTTCACCAGCGTGATGGCTACCGTGGTTCTCGACGGTGACCAGGTCCAGTTGTCGGCTGCGGATGCCGATGTGTTGGGTGTCGATGTCGGATCGGATTGTTGGGTGATGTTGCCCCGACCAAACGCGGAATGA
- a CDS encoding type II secretion system F family protein, which produces MYAKPNPYPSQSNQSSRGGGIVGLFRKLNSIEVGPKRKGDSTKIPAAALADLLRMILMLLENGLSLPKALTSLAADRSSRKYRHVLMRLRMTIEAGDSLSKGMERYPRSFTPMQIQQVRIGERSGSLEKAIARVCEQMERKVALRKRIIKKVSYPILITMAGAGLMIFMCVVVVPEFETVYSSSGVDLPAVTQFVTAMSRAVLNHYWTVLPFLTVTTAAYLFARSKPKLSRMLDNAFLHLPLIGPWLRDIAVLQFSEAVSSMVECGYTPVDAVQIAVDCISNREVKAAGESIRRNVQRGEKLSAELAKHERFFPPTLCQLIGVGEQSGNFTKAMKGTCEHLRERLETRIDATVGLLEPVLTIGLAIAIGGIVLSIYTPMFHMFEVLE; this is translated from the coding sequence ATGTACGCCAAGCCGAATCCCTATCCGTCGCAATCCAACCAATCCTCCCGAGGGGGTGGAATCGTTGGTCTGTTTCGAAAACTGAATTCGATCGAAGTAGGACCCAAGCGCAAAGGCGATTCCACCAAGATCCCTGCGGCGGCGCTGGCAGATCTGCTGCGCATGATCTTGATGCTGCTGGAAAACGGTCTTTCGTTGCCCAAGGCACTGACTTCCCTGGCTGCGGACCGGTCCAGCCGAAAGTACCGTCATGTGCTGATGCGGCTACGCATGACCATCGAAGCAGGTGACTCGCTTAGCAAAGGAATGGAACGCTATCCAAGATCGTTCACGCCGATGCAGATCCAACAGGTTCGGATTGGCGAACGAAGTGGGTCGCTAGAGAAAGCGATCGCGCGAGTCTGTGAACAGATGGAACGCAAAGTCGCCCTGCGAAAACGCATCATCAAAAAGGTCAGCTACCCGATCCTGATCACCATGGCGGGTGCAGGATTGATGATCTTCATGTGTGTCGTCGTCGTCCCCGAATTCGAAACGGTTTACAGCAGCAGTGGTGTCGACCTGCCCGCGGTGACCCAGTTCGTGACCGCGATGAGCCGGGCTGTCTTGAACCACTACTGGACCGTGCTGCCATTCCTAACGGTCACCACAGCGGCCTACCTATTCGCACGATCCAAACCGAAACTATCCCGGATGCTGGACAACGCGTTCCTGCACCTTCCGCTGATCGGCCCCTGGCTTCGCGACATCGCCGTCCTGCAATTTTCCGAAGCGGTTTCGTCGATGGTCGAATGTGGATACACCCCTGTCGACGCCGTCCAAATCGCAGTCGATTGCATTTCCAACCGCGAGGTCAAAGCGGCAGGCGAAAGCATTCGACGCAATGTGCAACGCGGTGAAAAGCTGAGTGCGGAACTCGCAAAACACGAACGATTCTTCCCGCCAACCCTTTGCCAATTGATTGGTGTCGGGGAACAGTCAGGCAACTTCACCAAAGCGATGAAGGGCACCTGCGAACACTTGCGAGAACGACTTGAAACTCGCATCGACGCCACGGTTGGCTTGCTAGAACCGGTGTTGACGATTGGCCTAGCGATCGCAATCGGCGGCATCGTGCTTTCGATCTACACACCGATGTTCCATATGTTTGAGGTGCTTGAATGA
- a CDS encoding ABC transporter ATP-binding protein: protein MTNLLEVNDVIKTFAQPGGGRLTVLDIPQFRIEEGEQVALVGTSGGGKTTLLHLIAGLLTPDSGSLTLDGTELTRLSEQGRDRFRASKIGYVFQTFNLLPAFSAIENVRLGMTFGSGRQDTERAKDLLGRVGLADRANYRPSQLSVGQQQRVAIARALAGKPRLLLADEPTANVDPVSAESVLELIRSSCRDEDIAMLIVTHDMDIAAKFDRIERLEDINRALAPTA, encoded by the coding sequence ATGACCAACCTGCTAGAAGTCAACGACGTGATCAAGACCTTCGCCCAACCGGGTGGCGGCCGATTGACGGTGCTGGACATCCCCCAATTTCGAATCGAGGAAGGCGAACAAGTTGCGTTGGTAGGAACCAGCGGCGGTGGCAAGACCACTCTGCTGCACTTGATCGCTGGCTTGCTGACTCCCGATTCGGGATCGCTGACGTTGGACGGAACCGAGCTGACGCGGTTAAGCGAACAAGGCCGCGATCGTTTCCGTGCGTCCAAGATTGGCTACGTCTTCCAAACATTCAACTTGCTGCCCGCATTCTCGGCGATCGAAAACGTTCGCTTGGGGATGACGTTTGGAAGCGGTCGACAAGACACCGAACGCGCCAAAGATCTGCTGGGCCGTGTCGGGCTGGCCGATCGTGCGAACTATCGCCCAAGCCAACTGAGCGTCGGCCAACAACAGCGGGTCGCCATCGCCAGGGCCCTGGCTGGCAAACCCAGGCTACTGCTCGCCGACGAACCCACCGCCAACGTGGATCCGGTCAGTGCCGAAAGCGTGCTTGAACTGATTCGATCGTCCTGTCGTGACGAAGACATCGCGATGTTGATCGTGACACACGACATGGATATCGCCGCAAAGTTCGATCGAATCGAACGGCTTGAAGACATCAATCGAGCGCTCGCGCCGACCGCCTAA
- a CDS encoding GGDEF domain-containing protein, which yields MTLSIGCMDRQVLFLVASLPARLSLCRLDKLPLPHAVSLSLRLAVAVVCIGLGILYAAGMLGLLDQPAKMALFFAGSGVVLYTLMIHRALRSIEVSSVVPDRVRDALDTLSEGLLVVDERDNIVLANDAFSRMVGIDRGDLIGRRACSLAWVSSEPLRGEDCPWQRAAHHGQPQIEQLMRYRLPDDSIRFFAINASSVQHGKSATCGAVATFRDVTLTEAYRAERERTLAILRTSRDEISSQNQELQILATQDALTGCLNRRALTSLFADLWRDAKQHQTPLSCLMIDNDYFKRVNDQYGHSVGDEVLRRVSEVLQDRFAEPALVCRYGGEEFCVILPNTPLEYAVKQAGELRQAIEDLRLADIESLRLTASVGVSETRFGASTPSGLIAQADESLYVAKASGRNRVVAFRN from the coding sequence ATGACGTTGTCGATTGGATGCATGGATCGACAGGTGTTGTTCTTGGTCGCGTCGCTACCAGCGCGTCTGTCACTTTGTCGATTGGATAAATTACCCTTGCCCCACGCTGTGTCTCTATCGCTGCGTTTGGCCGTTGCAGTGGTCTGCATTGGTCTCGGCATCCTGTACGCCGCGGGGATGCTAGGTCTGCTGGATCAGCCGGCGAAAATGGCGTTGTTCTTTGCTGGTTCAGGAGTGGTTCTTTACACGCTGATGATCCACCGTGCTTTGCGGTCAATCGAAGTTAGCAGTGTGGTGCCCGACCGAGTGCGAGACGCATTGGACACGCTGTCCGAGGGTCTGTTGGTGGTGGATGAACGCGACAATATCGTGCTGGCCAATGATGCGTTCAGCCGGATGGTAGGGATCGATCGCGGCGATTTGATCGGTCGGCGGGCCTGTTCGTTGGCGTGGGTTTCGTCCGAACCGCTGCGTGGCGAAGACTGTCCCTGGCAACGCGCCGCCCACCACGGCCAGCCACAGATCGAACAGTTGATGCGATACCGGTTGCCCGATGATTCGATTCGGTTCTTTGCGATCAATGCATCGTCGGTCCAGCATGGCAAGTCGGCCACTTGCGGCGCGGTGGCAACCTTCCGCGATGTGACTCTAACGGAGGCCTACCGCGCTGAACGAGAACGCACGTTGGCGATCCTGCGGACGAGCCGCGACGAGATCAGTTCCCAGAATCAAGAATTGCAAATCCTGGCTACGCAGGATGCGTTGACTGGTTGCCTGAATCGGCGTGCACTGACCAGCCTGTTTGCCGATCTTTGGCGAGACGCAAAACAGCATCAAACGCCGCTTTCGTGCCTGATGATTGACAACGATTACTTCAAGCGGGTCAACGATCAGTACGGTCACTCGGTCGGGGACGAGGTTCTGCGCCGGGTTTCTGAAGTTCTGCAAGACCGCTTTGCGGAACCCGCGTTGGTGTGTCGGTACGGCGGCGAAGAATTCTGTGTGATTCTTCCCAATACGCCCTTGGAATACGCGGTGAAACAGGCCGGTGAACTTCGCCAAGCGATCGAAGACCTCCGCTTGGCCGACATCGAAAGCCTTCGCCTAACCGCTAGCGTGGGAGTGTCGGAGACTCGCTTCGGCGCATCGACTCCCAGCGGATTGATCGCACAGGCCGACGAATCGCTGTACGTCGCCAAGGCCAGTGGGCGAAACCGGGTGGTCGCGTTCCGCAACTAG
- a CDS encoding GspE/PulE family protein — MRRLGDILIERGTLTADEMEAAFKSKPRGEMIGDWLVRQRLLSTAELGHALAEQFEVPYIDIDPSNVNPQIARLLPEEFARSQQASSIDIRGNTMTLAMVAPDDIETIAEVELMTGYHIHPNVAMAEDLEALVSRVYDDRSVARQTIVDLKLSELREAGVDDTDAANAIALAENEDAPVVRLVQAILSGAVTAGASDVHLEPFKPEMRVRYRVDGELQQVMTIPNHIEDSVISRIKVMADMDTTENRRPQDGHLNVFENGKRVGFRVSGIPTVDGQKLVLRLLDEGGKTFHLDNIGMMPRDFEMLREMIDKPHGMFVVTGPTGSGKSTTLYAALQYLNRVDRNIVTVEDPVEFRLPGINQVQSDNEFGMGFANALKFIMRQDPDVIMVGEIRDSETATTAIQAALTGHLMISTLHTNDAVGAVQRLSDLGVDNFKIAGSLLGSVAQRLLRCVCENCKLAVPANAKLLDAIDPEATVPRDAKFYRGEGCKKCLGTGFSGRIPIFEIMPITPEITMAIEAGVPHSKLHQMAINAGMVELSRAGLEQALAGRTSIEEVYFKTSGDRRSSDTSTVPSGRREADVT; from the coding sequence ATGAGACGTCTAGGTGACATTCTGATCGAACGCGGGACTTTGACCGCCGACGAGATGGAAGCGGCGTTCAAATCCAAGCCGCGCGGCGAAATGATCGGCGATTGGCTGGTTCGACAACGTCTGTTGTCCACCGCCGAACTGGGCCATGCGCTGGCCGAACAGTTCGAAGTCCCCTACATCGACATCGATCCGTCGAACGTCAATCCGCAGATCGCACGCCTGTTGCCCGAGGAATTCGCACGGTCGCAGCAAGCCAGTTCGATCGACATCCGCGGCAACACAATGACACTTGCCATGGTCGCCCCCGACGATATCGAAACGATCGCCGAAGTGGAATTGATGACCGGCTATCACATCCACCCCAACGTTGCGATGGCAGAGGACCTGGAAGCCCTGGTCAGCCGAGTCTATGACGATCGCAGCGTGGCACGGCAAACCATTGTCGACCTAAAGCTATCCGAACTTCGCGAAGCGGGTGTGGACGACACCGATGCCGCCAACGCGATCGCGCTTGCCGAAAACGAAGATGCGCCCGTGGTCCGATTGGTCCAAGCGATCCTTTCGGGTGCGGTGACCGCGGGCGCCAGCGACGTGCACCTAGAACCCTTCAAACCAGAAATGCGAGTTCGCTATCGCGTCGACGGTGAACTGCAGCAAGTGATGACCATTCCGAATCACATCGAAGATTCTGTCATCAGCCGAATCAAGGTGATGGCCGACATGGACACCACCGAGAATCGCCGCCCTCAGGACGGTCACCTCAACGTATTCGAGAACGGAAAACGCGTTGGATTCCGGGTCAGTGGCATCCCTACCGTCGACGGCCAAAAGCTTGTGCTGCGGTTGCTTGACGAAGGCGGGAAAACATTCCACCTGGACAACATCGGGATGATGCCGCGTGACTTCGAGATGCTGCGCGAGATGATCGACAAACCCCACGGCATGTTCGTCGTCACCGGGCCAACCGGCAGCGGAAAAAGCACGACCCTGTATGCGGCCCTGCAGTACCTGAACCGAGTCGATCGCAACATCGTCACCGTGGAAGATCCCGTCGAATTTCGTTTGCCTGGAATCAACCAAGTGCAAAGCGATAACGAATTCGGGATGGGGTTCGCCAACGCATTGAAGTTCATCATGCGGCAAGACCCCGATGTGATCATGGTTGGTGAGATCCGGGACTCGGAAACCGCAACCACAGCGATCCAAGCGGCACTGACCGGTCACTTGATGATCAGCACGCTGCACACCAACGATGCCGTCGGTGCCGTTCAACGATTAAGTGACCTAGGAGTCGACAATTTCAAGATTGCCGGTTCGCTATTGGGCAGCGTTGCGCAACGACTGTTGCGCTGCGTTTGCGAAAACTGCAAGCTGGCCGTGCCCGCCAATGCCAAGTTGCTTGACGCGATCGACCCCGAAGCAACGGTGCCACGGGATGCCAAGTTCTATCGCGGTGAAGGATGCAAAAAATGTCTGGGGACCGGTTTTTCAGGTCGAATTCCGATCTTCGAAATCATGCCCATCACACCGGAAATCACGATGGCGATCGAGGCCGGCGTGCCCCATTCCAAACTGCACCAAATGGCGATCAACGCGGGCATGGTCGAACTGTCGCGTGCCGGGCTGGAACAGGCATTGGCCGGACGCACGTCGATCGAAGAAGTGTACTTCAAGACCAGCGGCGATCGGCGCAGCAGCGACACCAGCACCGTCCCCAGCGGACGTCGTGAAGCCGATGTGACCTAA
- a CDS encoding ABC transporter permease — MSLLQIAWRNFWHRSLSSILTTLSLALGVGLVVLVLSIYGVIHEAFTRNSYVGYNLVVGPKGSPLQLTLNSVFYLSQPIENLPYTEYMEFFSQEERAAMVKKFGGDEELAQRGGRYAPFIAGGFAIPLALGDYFGEFRVVGTTPQFFEKLRHGENLDQEFTFREGRALKEHSKEYGYFEAVVGARVAHDMNVGVGDTFNPTHGDPSGHGHDLGFTIVGVMDPTGTPNDRAAFVNLEGFYLMDGHAKPVESDDEETSTDETTNGAAVGDTTIDAELPATNPGEFKLLSIPQREVTSILVRNGNIMFAPGMQNAINEGIRAQAAAPVGEINKLMNLIVGPLMSAMLAITLITCFVAAVGVLVAIYNSMNDRRRDIAVMRALGARRETVTAIIVIESMIVAVIGGILGWILAHAAIAMASQRIEDQTGIQVGFLSTSGYELYILPVVICLALFAALLPAWSAYRTDVGTNLSA; from the coding sequence ATGTCGTTACTGCAAATCGCCTGGCGAAATTTTTGGCACCGATCGCTATCCAGCATTCTGACGACGCTGTCGCTTGCTCTCGGAGTCGGTTTGGTGGTGCTTGTGTTGTCGATCTACGGCGTGATCCACGAAGCATTCACTCGCAATTCCTACGTCGGGTACAACCTAGTGGTTGGCCCCAAGGGCAGCCCCCTGCAGTTGACGCTGAACAGCGTTTTCTACCTAAGCCAGCCGATCGAAAACCTGCCGTACACCGAGTACATGGAGTTTTTCAGTCAAGAAGAACGCGCGGCGATGGTGAAGAAATTTGGCGGCGATGAAGAACTCGCTCAGCGAGGCGGTCGATACGCCCCCTTCATTGCCGGTGGCTTTGCCATCCCGCTAGCACTTGGCGATTACTTCGGCGAGTTCCGTGTGGTCGGCACGACACCTCAGTTCTTTGAAAAACTTCGGCACGGTGAAAATCTTGACCAAGAGTTCACGTTCCGCGAAGGCCGTGCGCTGAAAGAACATTCCAAGGAATACGGATACTTCGAAGCCGTCGTGGGTGCCCGCGTCGCCCATGACATGAATGTCGGCGTCGGCGATACATTCAACCCGACCCATGGTGACCCGAGCGGCCACGGACACGATCTTGGTTTCACCATTGTCGGCGTCATGGACCCCACCGGCACGCCGAATGACCGCGCAGCGTTCGTGAACCTAGAAGGTTTTTACCTGATGGACGGTCACGCCAAGCCGGTCGAATCCGACGACGAGGAAACGTCAACGGACGAGACGACGAATGGCGCAGCCGTTGGTGACACGACCATCGATGCCGAATTGCCGGCGACCAATCCGGGCGAGTTCAAACTGCTTTCGATCCCACAGCGCGAGGTCACGTCGATCTTGGTTCGAAACGGCAACATCATGTTTGCCCCCGGCATGCAAAACGCGATCAACGAAGGCATCCGGGCCCAGGCGGCCGCTCCGGTCGGCGAAATCAACAAGCTGATGAACCTGATTGTCGGACCGCTGATGTCCGCGATGTTGGCGATCACGTTGATCACCTGTTTTGTCGCTGCCGTCGGTGTCCTGGTCGCGATCTACAACTCGATGAACGATCGCCGCCGCGACATTGCCGTGATGCGGGCCCTGGGTGCCCGCCGCGAAACCGTGACCGCGATCATCGTCATCGAAAGCATGATCGTTGCGGTGATCGGTGGGATCCTGGGCTGGATCCTAGCGCACGCCGCGATCGCAATGGCCAGCCAAAGGATCGAAGATCAAACCGGCATCCAAGTCGGTTTCCTAAGCACCAGCGGATACGAGCTTTACATTTTGCCGGTTGTCATCTGTCTTGCCCTGTTTGCCGCGTTGCTTCCAGCATGGTCGGCCTATCGCACCGACGTGGGCACAAACCTGTCTGCCTAG
- a CDS encoding competence type IV pilus major pilin ComGC, with the protein MIRPLARNHRRGFSLIEILAALMIAATVATIAVTQFRTPGDTAHSRSCELGRQILQNEVQRHVDTTGSLPATDMRQLTTAEYWGTTLPACPVTGNAYTLDRSGNVTCATHP; encoded by the coding sequence ATGATCCGCCCGCTCGCTAGAAACCATCGTCGCGGTTTTTCACTGATCGAAATCCTGGCGGCGTTGATGATCGCGGCGACGGTCGCCACCATCGCTGTCACCCAATTTCGAACGCCCGGTGACACAGCCCACTCACGAAGCTGCGAACTTGGCCGCCAAATACTTCAAAACGAAGTCCAACGTCACGTCGACACGACGGGGTCCTTGCCGGCCACCGATATGCGACAGCTGACAACCGCGGAATACTGGGGAACGACCTTGCCGGCTTGCCCTGTGACGGGCAACGCCTACACGCTGGATCGCAGCGGCAACGTGACCTGCGCAACGCATCCGTAA